Sequence from the Cuculus canorus isolate bCucCan1 chromosome 24, bCucCan1.pri, whole genome shotgun sequence genome:
TTCTGGGACgctgaggccacgccccctcaggCATAGCTTCCGGTCTGAGCGCTGACGCCACGCCCCCTGCTGTGAGCACTTCCGTTCTGGCAGCACTGAGGCTCTGCCTCTTCCGGAAGCGCTTCCGGGCTGGGCGCTGCCGCCATGGGGGTCACCTGGTAGGGGGAGAGTGGGGCAccgggagggaggagggggaccAGGAGGGCCTAGGACGCGGCGGGAGGACGCGCCAGTGGGTCTGTGGctcccccccttcttttctgATCCCGCTGGTCTCCGACTCCCTGCTCTCGGGTGCTTGATTCTCCCCCCAGTCTCTGGTCTTCCCCCACCCGCCCCGGTCTCTGTTCCTCCCCCTGAGTTCCTGGTTCCTCAGCCCGGTCTGTGATTCCCCCCGTTCCCGAGCCTGTGAGCCCCTCTCGGTCTCTGATACCCTCCCCGGTTTCTGATCCCTACTGCCGGGGCTCTGATCGCCTTCCCTGCTTTCAGCGTGTCGCAGGTGCCGGTGGCAGAGGGGAAGAGTGTGCAGCAAACAGTGGAGATGCTGACACGtaagctggagctgctgggagccGAGAAGCAGGGTACCTTCTGCGTGGACTGTGAGACCTACCACACCGCTGCTTCCACCATCAGCAGTCAAGGTGAGCCCCAGAATGAGCCGAGAGGCCTCTCTGATGGCACAGAGCCACTTCTTCTCCCACCGTCATTCCTGGCATCCAGTTTAATGCTCTTCCAGCATTAGGACTCGGTGGAGAGCGGGCTGGCTGGCTGCAGAACACCTTCTCCACCACGGAATATGTGTGCTGCCATCACCAAcagccttttctcttctctgggagAAGGAGCATCCTTGGACATTGTCCTTGGGGAGCCCAGGAGGGTGGGTGAGAGGCACAGGGCTGCCCTGCATCACAGCCAGGCATTTActcttttctctgctccctACATCCACTGGCAGGGGattgaggccaggctggatggagctttgagcaacctaatccagtgggagatgtttctgcccatggcagacgGTTGGaagatctttgaggtcccttctaacccaagtcatttcatgattctgtgatccagcTTCATTAAAATCTGGTTCTGTCAGAGTTGCTTTGGAGGCTGCATTTTGCACAGGATGCTCTGTCTCCAGGAGGGCAGGCAGTGGCAGTGAGAGAAATGCTGACTCCAAAGGTGGTGGAGAGCAGCTGCAGGGGGGCTGAGGCCCAAGACAACCCTGCCGTTCCCAGGGGATGTGCTCAGAGCACCCCAGATCCCCTCTGGATGCAGCATAGCCTCAAATGGTCATTCAAAGGGGTGGCTCCAGCCTCCTTATTCCTCCTGAGCACCTGGATTTTCACATCACATAGAAACACTGATGCAGACATCCGCATGGTAGTTCTGTGGCTGCAGCGGTGAGTGCTCAGCCCACACAACCTCACAGAGTCCACTCAGACTGATCCATTTGTGCAGCTTTTGCtactttttctgcagctggaacTTTCACAGTCAcatgtgaaaaatcttttttttgatCTATGTGGataaatgagaatattttcccAGCTTTTAAAGCATGGTACAAGCCAGGTGGATCCTTTCCAGCCACCCTGTTTTCCAGAAAGTCTCCCAACACAATCTCCTCCTGCAGGGCTCTGTTTTAGTGGGAGTGGAGGCACAGCCCAGccttccttcagaaaaatgGTTGGCAGATCCCAGCCCTGTATTTGGACGTGGGAGGTGGATGCTCTTTGCTCTGTTCTCTGAGTCATGCTGGCTTGTTGTCCTTAGGCTGCAGAAGACTATTTTTTCCCACCTTTAAATCATAAGAAGGAAACATAATCTATTCACTGAGCAGCAGAATAATGTAAAGCGTGTGGGAGTGGTACAAGGACCCTGGAATTAAAGCAACAAGGAGGACAAAGGGAAAACCAGATGCTTCTTTAAAGCACGCCTAAGTGAAGGGGTTGGTTTTACAGCCCCAATACCATTGCTCTTGTTTCAGGGCAGACGGGCAAGCTGATGTACGTGATGCACAACTCCGAGTATCCCCTTAGCTGCTTTGCTCTCTTTGAAAATGGCCCCTGCCTCATAGCAGACACCAACTTTGATATCCTTATGGTGAAGTTGAAAGGCTTCTTCCAGAACGCCAAGGCAAACAAGATAGAGAGCCGGGGCACTCGCTACCAGTACTGCGACTTCTTGGTGAAGGTGGGCACAGTTACGATGGGTCCAAATGTCCGAGGGATATCCGTGGAGGTAAGAATCCGCTCTGAAAGGCACGAAAGACAGCTACAGACAGGGAAATGAAGTATGAGCAGCAGATcgagaggaggccacaaagataatctgagggctgaagcacctcccatacaaggacaggctgacagagtttgGGTTcttcggcctggagaagagaaggctctgaggagaccttagagcagcttccagatggaaaggggctccaggaaagcatgGGAGGGtctctggatcagagagtgcagggttaggatgaggggaacagttttcagctgcaagacgggagattgagatgagatcttaggaggaaatgttttcctgtgagagtcgggaggccctggaataggttgctcagagcagtggtggctgccccatccttgaaggtgtccaaggccaggttggatggggcttggagcccctgatccagtgggaagtgccCCTGCCCTTgacagggggtgggactggatgggctttgaggtcccttccaacccaaaccattccatgattctgtgtcGCGGCCACACAGGTAATTGATCTAGAGCTTGTGGGAATTAAATTTGATTTTAGATGGTGTAAAGTTAATGTGACATTTGAAGCAATGTCCCAGGACCTCCGCTGTTGGAGatttaataaaagcaatgcCCTTACCGGCCCTTTTATTCCCTTTGGAAGGGATTGCTTGCCTATTCCCAGCATGTCCtgttcatttgtatttctccatCCTTGTTATATCGTGAATAGTCTCAGAAGTTTCTGTGGAAAGCATTCTGCCTCTAGTGAGGCAGAGAGGAAGGCACATTGTCTCCAGCCTGGTTATTGCCGTTGCCATGAGCTTCAGGGCTGTGGTTTCTGTTTCCAGGTGGAATACTGCCCCTGTGTGATAGCCAATGACTGTTGGAACCTGCTTATGGAGTTCATGCAGAGCTTCATGGGAAGCCACACGCCCGGCATCCCGTCTGTTTTTGGCACCAAGCACGACAGCATCTACAGCCCAGCAGACACGATGGTCCAGTACATGGAACTGTTCAATAAGATCCgcaagcagcagcaggtgcCTGTAGCGGGGATCAGATGAAAGGACTTCCTGGAGCTCAGTTTGGAGCAACTGCGTCCCCTTTTCTGCCTGCTCATGTGGATCAGGACTCCCTCCAAACGGCAGCGCTGGAGGTAGCCCAAggtttaacttttttatttctcagcctCTTTCTCATGTTTCAAAGCAAAGATCTGGAATGCAATGCGTCTTCCCTGTTGACCCGCTTCATGTTTTTGAGGGTGTCTGGGATTTGGCCCATGGTTCTTTGTACAGCACTTTGTGCGGGGGATTTCTGTTCATCAccagaaggaggaaagagaaattccATCCAAACACATGCAAGGGCTGTGTTTTCTTGGCTGCAGACAGCCACACAAGAGATtgttttggaatttgttttcaCATTCCTATGTGAAAGTGTCTTGTTacttttcatcaaaataaaaaggtgtatttttttgAGGAGATGGAGTCTTTTACACAGCAAGAATCGCGCTGATTTGTATTGTTCATTTGACAGGCTGTTGGGGTTATGCCTATGTCCTGGGCACAGGACGGTTGCAGGGAAGGTCTAACGATGGTGTTAGGAAGGAAGATTTGCAAGAAGGACAGGGGGTTTCTCGTAAA
This genomic interval carries:
- the MED20 gene encoding mediator of RNA polymerase II transcription subunit 20 isoform X1; the protein is MGVTCVSQVPVAEGKSVQQTVEMLTRKLELLGAEKQGTFCVDCETYHTAASTISSQGQTGKLMYVMHNSEYPLSCFALFENGPCLIADTNFDILMVKLKGFFQNAKANKIESRGTRYQYCDFLVKVGTVTMGPNVRGISVEVEYCPCVIANDCWNLLMEFMQSFMGSHTPGIPSVFGTKHDSIYSPADTMVQYMELFNKIRKQQQVPVAGIR
- the MED20 gene encoding mediator of RNA polymerase II transcription subunit 20 isoform X2, with translation MYVMHNSEYPLSCFALFENGPCLIADTNFDILMVKLKGFFQNAKANKIESRGTRYQYCDFLVKVGTVTMGPNVRGISVEVEYCPCVIANDCWNLLMEFMQSFMGSHTPGIPSVFGTKHDSIYSPADTMVQYMELFNKIRKQQQVPVAGIR